ACCCTATACTTAAGGAAGCAATCTACCTTCTGTTTTACAgacttgtttttaaataaaatatgttttgtttttgttttgtttttgttttttttgttgttgtgatTTTTACTTCCACCATCTCTCATATGGAAACCCCACAATATCATTAATATAAAAGTCTGCCTAGGCTACCACTTCTCTATAATATGGCTCATGTAGTCCTCAGTGGGCAAACGTCCTTGCTCCTCGGTCTCTTCCTTGGGAAGCGCTTCGTTGGAGCGGTGCAGGAGCCTCTCCTCCCGGTTCCTGATCCTCTGCTCCatcctctccagctgcctcttGTACTGGTAGCGCTGCTGGAAGAGGTCCTTTGCATAGTCATAGAGCTGCATGTCCAGGTCGTTGAGCTCCTCGATCCTGCGGATGGTGTTGTTGTCCACCTCCACGCCGCCCGCCCGCGTGCTGTTGTACTGCATGAAGGGCCGGATGAACTTCAGGTTGAAAGTCCTCTCAAACAGGTACTGAGTCTTTCTCTGGAACTCTGTCAGGCCGAAAAAGGCCATatctttgaggttttttttggcGCTCTCCAGCAGGATCTGCGCTCGCTTGTTCTCTGGGATGAAGGACATGTTGTAGCAGCCCACCAGGCTCAAGTCAGCCAACATCCTCACCTGGCGGTTGTTGGCCAAGTTGTAGGGGCAGTCCATGAACTCCTGCAGTGTGCAGCCCGACCAGTCCGTGCCCTCGTAGCATGAGGGCAGCTCTTCAGGAGTGGGTGTCCTGCCATCACACATGTGCAAGGAGGTCTTCCAAGTAGCTCCTCGTTGGACGTGACGCCATTCGCTGAGGTAACGAGAAACGGGGTCTCTCAGCAGAGTGATGTAGTAAAATTTTCTAcaaggagaagagaaaacagaataaatattcTGCTAGTGCAGACAGCAAAAACCTGAGTAAATCAACGTGACATCATCCATCCAGCTGTATTTCTGGGTTGTTTTTATCTTGCAATATCTCATGCAAAGCCCTTTGTGCACATTAGACCCGTGTTTCTCATTTTAGCCTTGCCAAGTAGTAGCACCTTCACCAGGATGTCCATTGCCAGCAACAGACTGCAAAGTCAGAACAAATCACCAGGACTAAACCTGTTCCTTGACTTCAGAGAGCAACTGtggctcctggcactgcctggacTTTCCCACCAAGCACTGggtgcctgcagtgccagccaggACCTGCTCTGAAGGATAGCCCAGCAGCCTCTCTCCGTGAGCTGGGCCTATCACCTCCACTCCATGTAGATGCTGACCAGGACACCCACTGCTTGGCTGATGTGGCTGCTGAGCTGAAATATGGGAGTCTGCAGTGAGTAGCAGGATAAAACCACAGGAACATAAATGAAAAACAATAGGAAATCAGGAATGCAATATGCTTTGCAGAAAGAGAAGGCTGAGCTGACAACCAGCAATATCAGCAATAATTTATTCCCATTTCAGTCAAACTGGTATTAAATCAAACAAACTTCAGACACACTTTTGACCCGAGACTAAATAGAAGGGAAAAGCAAGACAACCAGGAAGAGCACATATAATGGCATGGGGCGTTCTTGCTGTTGTAAGTACAATGAAGTCCTCAACAATAGAAGCTGTCCCTAGAACTGAAAACATGACAGCTGTCTCTTAGCAGAGACCCTCTGGCTTCAGCCTATTCTGGGATTGACAGAGATGGCAGTCTGCAATGGCCCTTTGCACGCAGAGGGAAATGGGCTTTTCTTCCCTAACTGCCAGCAGCATGGGACTGAGGTGTCTTTGTGTTTCCAGAAGGAGGAAATGCCTCCTCTAGCTTCTAAATCTGGCATGTGCTTTCAGGGCATAGGACTGTGACACTGAGCACACATGGGAGCACCTGGCTTTGGCAGGAACACACACATGCAGCTGGGAGTGTTTCACACAAGGGTGGCGGAGGAGCCATGTCCCCATCAGAAATGCATCTTCAGAATGCTGCTAGGGCTCTCTGCCTTGCCAACACTGTTCAGGAACACGATGCCCACTGAGATGGCAGTGAACagtttttggaagaaaatatagTAAAAGTATTCTGTTTTGGCTAATTTTAACAGATCCCTGTTTTCCTAGCACCTTCAGTATTATTCCTCCTATTACTAACCTAAATTTCTGCAATAAGAGcaatttagttttaaaataatacatcaGAGCCATTGCCCAGGAAGTCTCGTATTAAGTAATGTTTGCTTTCCTAATTCATTATAAACCTGCTGAAGGGCTGTTTCAAAGCAGTCAGTTTTGGTCTTTCCAACAATGGCAGGGGGAGTCCACCCCAGCTCAGATTCCTCTCCTGCCTTCTGCCTTCATAATGAGGGCTGGTACAGATATTTGTTCATTTTGGAAACCATTCCATCTCTCTTCAATAGTAAGAGTATCTCACTGTTTAGTAATACTGTCCAGTACTGTCTGTAtacagggacagggagaaaaaggggagcagatattttcttttgaagactTTAAAAAGCCtacctctttttccttcctttactTTGCAGCCTGCAGTGATTCCACTACCCTGACTGAGAGGCAGCCATAATTCATACAGACTGAGCCAAGAAACCTCCAATAGACGGGATAAAATACAGCactgggaagaaaaggagagcAGTGATGAATGCCAGATGTTCAATGACAGACAGTGGTGCTAAACGCTATCAGCAGTTTTTGACTTGTGAACTGCagtggatttttattttcactgatgTAATCCAAAAGTTGCATTTTTCACTGAACAGGTCGAAgccatttattattttgtggCTACAGAGGCAACTAGAAGGTTGCTTCTCCCTGATCCCTAAGATCAGGGACTCATTTATGTGTGAGGTAACCACAGACAAAGGAGGAGCTGATTCCTGTCCAAACATGCCACCTATACAAGTGCggatagggaaaaaaaagaggaattggTATCTGCATTTGGCAGACAGGAGAACCACAAATATTAAATGATGTGCATAAAGTCAAATAGAAGTGGCAGAGTTGGCGTGAATCGGATACCTGCAAGGCTGAGTCCAGCTCATCttctctctgtgtctctgttTAAACTTTAGGAGACTGTTAGTAAATCAGATGAATAAATATCGTGCAAAGCTTCTGGAGTCCACTGAAACAGAGGCACTGAACAGGATGTGGATTGAAAAAAGTTTAAAGAATAGGAACTTCTTTTTTCACACTGCACTCTAAGAGCTATTGCCTTTGTCAATGTAATACCCTGGTATATATTTTACCATGAGGGATCTTTCTCAAAGATTCATCTCAATGAATGAAAAGCACAGGAAATAGGTTACAATTTTAGAAATTCTCATTTGAATTCAATTTGCCCCTTTCTGGGTCTGTCACATAGAAAAGTGCTTGAAGGAAAGAGTTGCCTCATAACACAGAAATCAGATTTATCTTTGGAAACTGGAACCAGGCCCCCAGAAGTACTTAAGGAGGCTGCCCCAATGGGcataaatagaataaaataaaatttttaaaaaaccaaagcaaaatgcccccccccccccaaaaaagaaacccaaaccaaacaaacaataagccaaacaaacaaaactaaacagaGACTTTACAGCAAAAGAAGTTTTAACTGCCTAAGTTGAGATGCACCATTGACATAGTGAAAGTTATGCTCCCAAATTTGTATTTAGCTTTCT
The nucleotide sequence above comes from Ammospiza caudacuta isolate bAmmCau1 chromosome 11, bAmmCau1.pri, whole genome shotgun sequence. Encoded proteins:
- the HS6ST1 gene encoding heparan-sulfate 6-O-sulfotransferase 1, which codes for MKRAGRTMVERTSKFLLIVAVSVCFMLILYQYVGPGLSLGSPSGRSYSEELDLFPTPDPHYVKKYYFPVRELERELAFDMKGEDVIVFLHIQKTGGTTFGRHLVQNVRLEVPCDCRPGQKKCTCYRPNRRETWLFSRFSTGWSCGLHADWTELTNCVPGVLDRRESAAAKTPRKFYYITLLRDPVSRYLSEWRHVQRGATWKTSLHMCDGRTPTPEELPSCYEGTDWSGCTLQEFMDCPYNLANNRQVRMLADLSLVGCYNMSFIPENKRAQILLESAKKNLKDMAFFGLTEFQRKTQYLFERTFNLKFIRPFMQYNSTRAGGVEVDNNTIRRIEELNDLDMQLYDYAKDLFQQRYQYKRQLERMEQRIRNREERLLHRSNEALPKEETEEQGRLPTEDYMSHIIEKW